GTTGGCCAGCAAGTATCCCTGCTGTGATTATACTGGGATAATAGTGCCACTTGTGGGTAGTTCCCGTAAGCTGCGGACAGCACTTGAAATGCAAGGTTTGTACAAAAGGTAGATGTTAGTGCTATGCTCTGGCTCTACTGTACAAGAAAGCAATGCGTTCCGGGTAACATAAAACTGTCTCCATTTGCGAAATTCAATTCCGCGACTGATTCACGTGATCCAGtcccgcaccaggtctacTCCCTACAATGATCACCCCACGCGCGAATGTTCCTCTCGGACCTTTGAGAATTCTTGGAACGACAATGCGCCGACCCGCTTTCGTAAGctctttcctcctttggTCGAGATTTGGAGGCCGAATTCAAAAATGCGTTTTCTGCTTTTCCTCGCAGGGCGATGGTACGCTCTCCAGAGACTGGTACAAGGACAATGCGAACTTTGAGAGATTCTGCGTTGCAAACATGTTCCTCTCCTTATGAAGTGCACCTAATTCTGGGGCTTATGTTGTTGCaggtatttttttatataaacTCATGACTCACCAACTCCGCCACCGCCTGGAGTTTTGATTATAAACCGGTCACCATTCTTGGCCTGAAAGGAGTTCTTCCCTCCTACATTAATTACTGCACCATTTGTCCTCCTGATCCATAAATTTTCGCCCCTTTGGCCGTCTTCCCCACCGTTTACCCCATGCGGCGCTAATGAACGGCGTTCGGACAGTATCGAGGCTGTGACATCTTTGCGAAACTCAATATCTCGGATGGCGCCGTTCCCACCGCTATATTTACCAGATCCTCCGGATCCGCCACGTATGGAGAATTCATGTAGTAATACAGGGTACCGCCTTTCAAAGACTTCTGCATCAGTCATCCTTGTGTTGGTCATATTCGTATGCACTGCATCTGTGCCGTTCCAGCCAGAACGGTTCCACGAATCGCAGCCAGCACCGGACCCACCACATATTGTTTCATAGTAACCAAATCCTTGACTCTCCAATCCTGTAATCGGGTCAGTTTGCGGTCCAACCCCAAAAGTAAAATTATTGCAATCCCCTTGAGAATCGGCCATGACATTCAACGTTTTGAAAATCACGTCAGTGACACGTTGTGATGTCAGAACGTTGCCACCTACAACAGCAGCTCCAAGTCCAGGATTTAAAATTGAGCCGCGAGGAACAACTATTGTAAGAGGTTTCAAGCAGCCCTGATTCAATGGAATGTCTTCTGCTACCAAGCACCGCAAACAATACAAGATCGCTGAGTTTGTGATTGCAATGGGAGCATTGGTATTCCCGTATATCTGATCAGAGGAACCAGTGAAATCAAAGACatattcttctttttccacGTCGAGAGTAACTGTTAATTTAATCAGAGATCCATCATCCATGTAATCTTCCCCTGTAAACTTAGAGGAGTTAAAATGCTTCACCAGTTGTTttaacatttttttgatggTATCTGAAGCATTATCTTGTATTGCATGCATATACTTTTCAATAATGGGAAAAGTATAGTCCTGCACCAGATTCTCGATGAGTTGAATACCCTTTGTGTTTGCCGCTACTTGGGCCTTAAGGTCGCTGATGTTATCACTTATTCTTCTTGCGCCAGAGCATCCTGGGAATTTAGCAGGATCATCAACCAGCAAGCGATACACCAAATCCTCTTGAAAAACACCTTCTTCCATCAAAAGGTCGGAGTAGATGGCTGCACCTTCCTCATAAAGCTCCTTTGAATTTGGTGGAATAGACCCTGGAAGGAGGCCGCCAATATCTGCATGATGTGCACGGGACGCGACGTAGAACAAGAGTTCCCCGTTGTTTGAAAACGCCGGTGAAATAACGGTAATATCTGGAAGGTGGGTCCCGCCTACGTCAGGATGGTTGGtaactaaaacatctccTTTTCTTAGCTTACCTTTCCATAATTTAGCTTGCGCCATTATGCAAGTGGACATAGAGCCCAGATGAACGGGGACATGTGGTGCATTTGCTACTAGACTGCCGTCCTTGTCAAATAACGCACAAGAAAAATCAAGCCTTTCTTTGACATTGGTGGACACAGATGTTTTACGTAGTTGCACACCCATTTGTTCAGCGATGTCCATAAAGCGATGGCTAAAAATTGATAATAGCACAGGGTCGATCGAATCTATCGTTGAATTCTCGCCAATAGTTGACTTATTCATGATCTCAATAACAATATGAGAACTCAAAATAGTAGCCTTGCAATTTGGAGGTATAATATTTGTTTGGGTGCCATCAGCTAAAATAGCTGGGCCATGGATAATGGAGCCAATTGGTACGGTTTCGATTCTTAAAACTGGTGTTCTGACAAAATGTTGGTCAAAATAAACATCTTTTATCAGGCTAGCCTCCTTTTCAGGGTCAATCTCCTGTATACGTGTTACGGTGTTaagttcttcttcgattgAGAGCTCCTTCCTTATATCTGATTTGGCAATTGCCCGGATGCGTAAATCATCGATAATGATAGATTTCTGTTCGAATGCAAAGCCAAACTCCCGTTTGTGATTGGCATTAAACAGTTTTTTGTAATCACATGTTTCCCcttctttcaaaatcatGAGAGATGTTTCTGTACCTTCATATCTCAAATTGAGGAACTCGCGTATTTCAATGTTACTTTCTTTGAAACCTTGTTTTAACAGTTCACCGATACATTCattcttcaaatctgtTAAAATTTCTCGGGTAATGTTATCAGTTCCTTCCGCACCCAAAATGTAGGAGCAAGGCCTCTGGCgctcttcaacaacatctGCCAAAAATATGCCGTAGGCTGACAGGACAGAAGAATACCGATGGGCAATAACAGAGCTAATGCCCAGGGTATCCGCCACTGCAACAGCATGTTGTCCACCGGCACCGCCAAATGAAACCAAGTAATGTTCCAACACATTATACCCTTTTGCTTCGGTAACAGCCCTGATGGCTCTTGCCATTGTTTCATTTGCAACGTTTATAAAACCATAAGCTACCTCTTCTGGAGAAAGGGAGGAGTCAAGATCGGCGTTGATCAATTCAGTCAGTTCGTGGAACTTCTGGGTAGTGGTCTCCAAGTCCAATGTTTTGTCTTCGTTCGGACCAAATATCTTGGGGAAAAATTCAGGGACCAAGCAACCCAAGAATAGATTGGCATCTGTGATAGTTAAAGGACCACCTTTTCTATAAGCAGCAGGTCCTGGATCCGCGCCAGCAGAGGCCGGGCCAACTTTAAACAATCCGTTTTCCCATGACAGTATTGAACTTCCCCCTGCAGCAACCGTGTGGATGTCCAATTGAGGTGACTGGATGATTATCCCTGCAGTTGTAGTTTCAAATACGTGGTCGAACTTGTTATCGCCAAAGCGACTTATATCGGTAGATGTCCCGCCCATGTCAAACCCGATGAGTGGGGTGTTGTTATTGATATTATAACATGTGGCAGAGTACCCGACCACACCACCTGCGGGACCGGATAATATAGACCTCAGTCCAGAAAACCTATCCCCGTCTACCAACCCACCGTCAGATTGCATAAACTGGATGCTGGTATTTTGTGAGTTTGTCAGACCGCTAAAAATATGGTCTAAGTATGTCCGAATTACCGGAGTGAGATACGCGTCCGCAACAGCACTGTGTGCTCTTGGTAAAAATTTGATCATGGGGGAGGTCAACGACGAAAGAGAGATATGGTGAAACCCCACTTCCTTGGCAATTTCCCCTACCATTAGTTCATGATCTGGGTACGTGTAGGAGTGCAGAAACGCAATTGCAATAGATCTGATACCTTCATTAAATATTCCCGTCAGCGTTTCCCTTACTTCAGATTCATCAGGGACCTGTATTATCCTTACTGTTTCGCCACTCTTCCCAACGACAGTATTTTCTTTAGGATCAGGTTGCGATTTTGTAAACGGTAACTGCTCGGAGAAGTCCTCGAGAGTAACCCTTTCATTTACTTCCTCCACAACATCGTACAAAGTATCGAACCTCCGGATATCGAGATCAAAGATATCTGGACGAGTTTGATCACCAATAACTAAGCTGTCCTTGAACCCTTTGGTGACCAAAAACGCACAACGCTCCCCAGTTCTCTCTAGGGCGCAATTGGTGGCCAGGGTGGTACCCATCCTTATACTGGCAACATTTTGTATATCCAATAGTACCCCTTTGGGGATCTTTTTCCCCTCAAAGACTTCCAGGACCCTTCTGATTCCTTCCAAAGGTGCATCTGGATAATTTTTTGGATCAACCGATAGaagtttgaagaacagGTCATCTTCCTGTCTCCCAGATCCAGGGTTTGCAATCACATCTGTGAATGTTCCGCCGCGATCAATTGCTATGCGAATCCGCCCCGCGGAACCGTGAGTAATCATCGTTGGGGTCATCTCTCATTCAGGTTTAATGCGTAAAAACGTTAGTGAAGATCCCTCGCCGTTTTATGTCCCGATTACTTCTCGAGGCAAGATGCGGTGGATCCACAGTTAGTTCcaggaaacagaaaaagataAATAAATGTGAGCATTTACGATATACAGTGCAGTGACTTTTGACAAGCAGTCggagtacttgaagacTACGTATTTGCTGGCGCACCAGTTGATTGTTCTGGTGTATTGTTGGTGCTGTTTGATTGTTCCGCTGTCCCAGAGGTGTCCTTGTTCATGTAGTCGTCGAGTTCTGCGTCCAGCTCTTCAAGTGTTGGTTTTTTGGCCCGTTCATTTCTGCGGACTGGTCTTGGATTGTCCCTTAGTGGTATCCTTTCCGCCTGTTGAACTTTATAATGACTACCGTAAGcttgtcctcctctttggtGGGGGCGGGTGCTCTTCATTGGTTGCTCAAAAATCTGAGCTCGGATTTTAGAACCCTCTTTGATCTCATAGTCGTTGTATTTGTTCACAAAGCTTTCCATGGAGGTCAAATCACTCAATTCAAAGATACATGTTCGGTCATCTTTGCTGTCGTAAAAATGGATGTAAGTTGGCTCTCCAAACTCTTTGACGATATCCTCAATGGCAAAGTCCGACGTATCTAGCGGGATCAACGTAATCttcgttctttttttcgtttcAACAGGCGGTCCTCTGCTCGGAACATTCATTCGAGAAGCCAACGTGTTTGACCTAACTTCTCTTCGGCGATAATTCTGGGTAAAAAGTTCAGGGAACGGGAAAGTGTTAATAAAAAGGGAACAGGCATTCGCACTACAATTGGCGCAGAGGCAAAAAAGATGCAATACAAAATTTACGCATGTGACATACGGTAACTCTATGGTTTGGGATACTCTGTACAATGGCGGGGGTGTCCAGTTCATCGAAAGCCAATTCGGCTTTAAATATGAAAACACAACACAAAAGACTGTTAGTGGATCAATATTTGAAAGTTCACGATCGTTTGAAATAATCGCTGCGGGGGCAGTCCCCTAATTTAACGTGTACTACATACACCGTCCATTGGGTTTTGTGCAACAGGGTGTTAACTCGTTGCTTGCACTCATGTAATTGCTCCGTATACTGTAGAAGTcagttcagtttcttccgcttatataatttttcacGTATATAGTGTCCGTCACGTGGTGCAACGGCTGAAATTAGGACCTCGTCAGCGAGCGGGGACAGAGATGTTGTCCAGTTGAGATACACGGGCGAGCAATGTCGTCTACTCGaggtcttgaaagatggGTTGAAACCTGTTGATATGAGCGTAGCGACGTTTGACTTGGCTCAAccatttcaaagaaccAGCGACCTGCCTGAGAGCGGGTTCAATGCTTGCGAGGTTACCAAACGCAACGACCAGACGGTATGCCGTCTCCTCGGACTCTTGATACTCCTCTAGTGGCCCATATTTGTTATTCAGCGCTTCCGAAAGAATGGGGACAATGTCCAGTTCGGAATTGTCCAAGGCCAGGACACTGTAGTTTGAGAGTAATGTGGCTACAGCAGTACCAAGAGTCTGGGACTGACGAAGTGTGGCATCTGGAAATATAGTACCGATAGTTTCAAACACTGAATCGTACACATTCCTGCTAGCCATCAGCTGTTTCCCCCATTTTTCGTTTCCAAAACAGTTGACCAAGATACGGACTGTTAGCATTGTTAGTACAATGTTAGGGTTGTTGAGACCTTCATCGATGAATGCACTTATGTTGCTTGCTGCAGGGAGATACTTTACAATTAGCCGAATCAAATCGTAAGCAGCAGTCTTATTTCCCCATTTCTCCCTCATGACAGTAGCAAAATTGTAAAGAATTTTCCAACCTGAATCCAAATCATGTAATGAGGAACCGATCAGTGCCAACTCGTCATCAGAAAACGTTTTTTCGTCGCTGTTGAATTTCACTATACCTTGTAGCAGGGCGTCTGGCTTGAAACTCGCGAGCGACAAATACTCTCTTATTGGGAACATTGACATTGCCTTAGCGTTGCTTGGCACAGTCTGGGAAGGTTTTGGTTGTGCCGTTGTTGGCTCGCTATCCAAAGCCATCCCACCTGTATTTGTGACAATAAAATTTACAATTTGGTCCCGATAACTCGACGGTAGCTCGTACCGCATAATGAATTTGTCTGCAATATCGTAAGGGTTCCCACTAACATTGACTGGCAACTTCAAGGGAGGTTTCCCATCCTCGATGTCAAcatcaaatacaaaatCATATTTTTTGCCCTCGTACTCCGTTTTCGCATTACTCCCACTGCTTGACGAGCCCACAACGTCACCGATTTTAGTCCAGCTACCATTGGAGAACTGATGGGCTTCAATAACTCCGCCCGGGGTTCGAACGGCAACCACTTGGCCCTCTTTGTTCCCAGCGGTATTAAGTGTCTCGTATGGTAGCACGTGAGATTCATCTATCCCCATTGATTTAGAATTTAAAGCAGTTTCTTCTACCTCCCTTTTAAgttcttcgatttcttccGTGGGAGCCAGACGCTCTTGGTCCCTAGTGAAAATCCTGATCAAGTTATCACTGCCGCCGGCAACAATATCACCGTTAGGCAAGCAGTCAACACACCAAATCGAAATGGCTGGTAACCTGATCACCTGTTTAACCCTACCGGTCTCCCAGTCCCAAATTCTAACAGATCTGTCTTCCCCGCAGCTGACCAGTTCTCCAGTCTTTCggttcaattgaacagaatACACGAAACTCTCGTGGCCttccaaagttttcttgACTTTGCCCTTGTCGTCTAATATCTTGATAAAACCATCATTGGAACAAGTGGCAAACAGTTTACCGGCATCATCCAAGATGGCTACGTGTCGGATGACATCCTGGTGTATATTGTCGAAAGTGCTGACACATTTGTCGTTTTCCCATATTTTGATTGTCATGTCCGCGGAAACCGTGATGAACCGGTTTGATGTCTCGTTTCCTGGGATGCTCTTGGCGTCCCAAACTGACGCAGCATGACCCTTAAGATCCCACTTGCACGTCCCCTCCATCCAAACTTTAGCTGTCTTGTCCCAACTGCCACTTATCAACGTACCCTTATATTCAGACATCGAGCACACATTACCTTTATGTGCAATTAAAGTGTATTCTGGATCAGCAGCGGCAGTGGCAAACAAGGAAACACCGTTCACAAAACAGTCTTTACCGCCGAAATACACAACCTGTGTCGCAGGATCAAACGAGacactgttcaaaaaagtTTCAGCAGTAAACAGTATAGAGTCCTGCCACGTCAGAGCCGTATTAGAATCCATTCTTTTGGACCACACGCGCAAGGTTCCATCCCTTGAAACACTGGCAATCCGCTTGTCATCTATAGCAACCAGATCTTTAACGTCCTGCAAATGCCCTTGCAAATTGGCACTCAATTCGTACATTCCCACCATACCTGCTCTAAATCCTGGCTGGTTCTGCTCATCCAAAATCGGAAACGAGCCGACTGGATGGAATGATCAAGAACGTCGCATACACCTTTAGATTCATCGAGAACTGCGACATTGAAAAATAATACtctaaaaaaaaagacaaaaagGACACGAGTAGAGAGGACACGAACTCGTTTATAAACGAAGTCCATAAAGGATCTCAGTAACCAGAAGAACAGTCAGATAGATTGCCACGATGTCTTGCCCGTTGCTATTTGCCAAGACTGCGGAGGGTCTTTATTTTAAACCGAGCTCGTCTGCTGCAGCATCAGAGCAGCAGGATCCTGCTATTTTTGCTGCTGCACAGAAGCAGTCTGTGCTATCTGTCCCGTTGGAAGAGTTCCCCGTGCACGGTGAAATCACAAAGGTGGCCGCGCTTCTTGGCTTTATTGCCTTTAAGCTCAACAAGTACGCCGTAATTGCCAACACTGTGCAGGAGACTGGCCGCCTGAATGAGCACATCATTTACAAAGTCGTCCAGCATTCGGTCGTACCCATTAACCCGAGGAGTACTTTGATTGACTCTGACGACGCTGAGTATTTGAAACTGCTAGAGTCTCAATTGAGTACAGCTACGTTGTTTTTCTCGTACACTTACGATCTGACAAACTCTCTACAGAGGAACGAGAAAATCGGGAACCCCCACTGGGAAACTGCCGATACACGATTCTTCTGGAACCACTACATTACAGAGGAGCTGAGATCGCTGACAACCAAGGACCAACGTGTCGGAAGGTTCATCCAGCCGTTCATTTATGGGTATGCCAAATCGGTCGACACTATTTTGAACTCGGCTCCTGTCACCATCGGACTGATCACCAGGCGTAGCAGGTTCAGAGCAGGGACCAGATACTTCCGCCGTGGTGTTGATGAGGATGGTAACGTCGGGAACTTTAATGAGACGGAGCAAATTTCAATCGTGCAAAACAACGATAACACCAGCGAAGTCTTCTCCTTTTTGCAGACAAGAGGATCTGTGCCCGTGTATTGGGCTGAgatcaacaacttgaagtacAAACCAAACTTGGTTCTTGGGGAAAACTCGGTAGAGTCGGCCAAGAAACACTTTGACAACCAAGTCCAACTGTATGGTGATAACTATCTGGTCAATTTGGTGAATCAAAAGGGTCATGAATTGCCCGTGAAGAGAGCTTACGAACAAACCGTGGATGCATTGGACAATCCAAAACTGCACTACATATATTTCGATTTCCATCATGAATGTCGTAACATGCAATGGCACCGTGTTAAGTTGTTGATCGACCAGTTGGTTCAAATGGGTCTTTCAAACGCTGATTTCTTCCATAAGGTGGTGTCTCGCGATGGATTcaccactttgaaagttgttAGTGAGCAGAAATCCACTGTGAGAACCAACTGTATGGACTGTCTAGACAGAACCAACGTTGTTCAGTCGGTCTTGGCCCATTGGCTGCTGCAGAAGGAGTTCGAAACTGCTAAAATTGTTTCCGAGGGTCAACTGTGGGAGATTAACAGGTCCCTACTAtctcttttccaaaacttaTGGGCCGATAATGCAGACGCCGTTAGTATCTCATATTCAGGCACTGGAGCCCTGAAGACAGACTTTACCAGAACTGGTAAGAGGACTAAGTTAGGGGCATTCAACGATTTTGTGAACTCTGCATCTCGTTATTACCAGAATAACTTGACCGATGGTCCAAGACAGGACTCGTATGACTTGTTTTTGGGTAATTTCAAACCATACGATGCGTCGTTCGCGTCACCATTCCAGGATAGGAGGCCACTTATTATCCAATTGATCCCAACAATTTTGTATGCTTCCTTGACCGTATTGGGGGCGACGATATTCTTTCCCAAGAACCATTTTACCAGCAGTAAGAATTTgctgttctttttgacCGCTTCTATTATGGTATTATTATCTGGTAACTTTGTCATTAAGAATGGTATGCAGTATGTTAACTGGCCTAAGTTAGTTAATGTTGGATTCCTCGCTACAAACAGAGGGTTTGATGTGAAGGGTAAAGGCAGCAATAATTTGAAATACGTGATTAGCTCAAACTTTACCAAGCCTTCCTCTTCCAAAAAGGAGTGATTTTATACCTAAAAGCTTATAGTTCTTTGTAAAATGCGTTTGATAAATAAAACATTATGACTGGTTTGAGCTTCTGTTTGATTGGTATCAGAGGAGAAGGTTAGAGCAAACGGTGTTAAAGCAGGACCGTGATTTTGCATGTCGTGCAATGCATGTACATTGTCCACACGAATTCAATCGGATGAGTACGATAGTTCTAAAATAATTCCTGCTTGTCTATAATGAGTCTGGAATAATGTGTCACAGATTGCTAAATCATTTGAGTAGCTATACGAGATGCGGTTCCGTGCTTAAGTACTATTGGTTCTTCTGGTCTgttgttcaaagatttttttgaaatttcctCAAAGTAGATACCTTGCAAGTTTATACGTTTCTGGATAGTACAGCATCCAGTTGTCCCAAGAATTCATTCAATGTGTCGCAGTTATAACTATCTCGCAGTATCATCTTTCATATAACGGAACATTTGTATTGTattgtaatttttttgtctctAACTTCTCAgatcaatttcaatttatAATTTCTAAAGAGTTTTTGACGTTTCTCTTAGAAATTGCGTATATATCAGTAAATGTATAACTAGTTAATGTACATTCTGTAGTTGTCTATTTATATTACGAAATGCGCTTAGAATAAAGGGCTTGTCTTTCATTAAGCACATAAATCGTAGAATGAATTGCTGGACATTGTCTGACTTCATGAGCGCTTCGCCGACAAGGAACCCTCTGACACCTTGCTGCTTGTAATGGTCTGCATCTTGAGCAGACAAAATACCGGAGAGCGCGATTAGTACGACGTCCTTTGGTGTGGAGTCTACCAGGTTGCTTGTTGTGTTCAAGTCGACCGTGAAGGAATGCAAGTTCCTGTTACTTACGCCGATAACTTTCGCTCCGATAGATAGCGCACGATTCAGCTCGTCCTTGGAGTTGACTTCGACCAGGGGTTCGATACCCATTTCCTGGGTAGAATAATCGTACAGTTCCTTGAGTTCGTCCTGAGTCAACATTTTGACGATGAGAAGAACGCTGTCTGCGCCTGCTAGTCTTGCCTCTAGTATCTGGTATTTGGTAAAGATAAATTCTTTCCTGAGGATGCAAGGTCTGTTTGCTGGGCAATCTTTGAACTCGATGTCGAGTGCTCTTCTGACGTTTACCAAATCTTGCAAGGTGCCCTTGAACCAATGCGGTTCCGTCAGCGTGGAGATCGCGGCGGCTCCTGCCCTCGCGTACTTGAGCCCCTGTTCCGCGGCGACTGCGTCCGGGAAGATATTGCCCTTTGAGGGGGAAGCACGCTTAACCTCTGCTAGAACGACAGCCCTCTGTGGGTGATCTCTGAGTTTCCCCGCGAAATCGATTACCTCCGGCGCTAACCCTAGCTTAAAGTTGGTTTGCAAGTCGTGGAGGGTTGCACCCGGTGTTACCAATAGTGCCTCGACGTCGAGTCTCCTTTGTGCGTATATGCGGTCGAGGATAGACATCCCGCGGGACTTCCCCTGGTCGTTCTCCTCCCAGGTACCACCCGTAGTGTTGAGCATGTTTCTGATCATGAGGTGTCCCTCCTCCGTTAGGATAGATTCCGGGTGGAACTGGACACCCTCGACGGTGTACTTTTTGTGTCTGATGCCCATGATGACGCCTGATTCCGTTTTCGCGGTGACTTGCAGCTCCTTTGGGAGTGTGTCGCTGGACCCAGCAAGACTGTGGTACCTAGTGACGAGAACCCCCTGTGGGACGTTCTTGAACACTCCACTGTTGTCGTGAAAGATCGGGGACGTTTTCCCGTGGACGATTTCTCCAGCGTATCCGACTTGACCGCCAAAGACTTCGAACATGCACTGCTGGCCCATGCACACGCCGAACACGGGCAGTTTCCCCGCGAAGTGTGCGATACACTCTCTTGAAACACCTGAGTCTGTCGACGGGTGGCCCGGCCCGGGCGAGATGAGCAGCACGTCTGGCTGCAATGCGGCGACCTCTGCGACGGTGATCTTGTCGTTTCTGTAGACATCGACCTGTGCGCCCTCCTGGCACAGATACTCGTAGATGTTCCAAGTAAACGAGTCGTAGTTGTCGATCAGCACCACTTTCTTTGCcattttttgttggtgGTCTTGTTCCTGTGAAGTGATGATGAACAGATTCCAAGATGTGAGTCAATTCGTCTtttaaataaaataaatatTGTGTTGAAACAAGAGGCGAAGGCggtgacgaggacgaagGTGAGAAGTGCACACGCGATTGGGACGGAAGACGTTTATCTGAGCGAACATGTCTGGTATAATTGAGGCGTCGTCTGCGCTGCGGAAGCGGAAGCATTTGAAGCGTGGGATCAACTTCACCGTGATGGTTGTGGGCCAGTCTGGGACTGGCCGGTCTACATTTATCAACACGCTGTGCGGACAGCAAGTCGTTGATGTGTCTACGACTGTTCTGTTGCCCACTGACACTGCCACTGAGGTGGAGTTGCAATTGCGGGAGGAGACCGTGGAACTTGAAGACGACGAAGGTGTGAAGATCCAATTGAACATTATTGACACGCCCGGGTTCGGGGACTCTCTAGACAACACTGCTGCCTTTGAAGTGGTCTCTGACTATGTGAGGCACCAATACGATGAGATTCTGCTCGAGGAGAGCCGTGTGCGGCGGAACCCGCGGTTCAAAGACGGGAGAGTGCACTGCTGTCTGTACTTGGTACAAGCTACGGGTCATGGGTTAAAGGAGATCGACGTTGAGTTTATGAGACAGTTGGGCCCCTTAGTCAATGTGATCCCACTGGTATGTAAAGCTGATTCGTTGACCCCCGAGgagttgaagttgaacaagcGGTTGATCATGGAGGACGTCGCGCGGTACGGGCTGCCGATCTACGATTTCCCCTTCGATGAGGCGGACGTGACGCAGGAGGATTACGACACGTACACTTACTTGCGGTCGATCCTACCGTTCTCGATCATTGGATCCAACGATGTGTTTACACAGGCAGCGGACGCAGCAGCTGCAGGCGGGCCCGCCGCAGGCGAGCCCCAGCAGATCCGTGGACGCAAGTACCCCTGGGGCACGCTCGATGTCGAGGACACTACGATCTCTGATTTTGTCGTACTGCGGAACGCGCTGCTGATCTCGCACCTGCACGACTTGAAGGACCACACGCACGAGATACTGTACGAGCGGTACAGGACGGAGGCTCTGTCCGGAGAGGGCCCCACTAGCGGGCCCCACGGGCCCGCAGTGACCTCCCCTACTGCTACTGGGGCCACCGGCAGAAGTTACTCCCGCGTAGCGGGAGCCACGACGACGCCCAGCGCAGCGTCAACCCCCCGCGGCGAGCCGGGGGAGTCCAGCGCAGGAGCCCCTACGCTGGGCTCGCCGGCCGGCGAGCCCAGCGCCCCCGGCGCCCCCGGCGACCCGTACACGGCCCGCGACGAGCAGATCCGCC
This DNA window, taken from Huiozyma naganishii CBS 8797 chromosome 7, complete genome, encodes the following:
- the SAC1 gene encoding phosphatidylinositol-3-phosphatase SAC1 (similar to Saccharomyces cerevisiae SAC1 (YKL212W); ancestral locus Anc_1.533); the protein is MSCPLLFAKTAEGLYFKPSSSAAASEQQDPAIFAAAQKQSVLSVPLEEFPVHGEITKVAALLGFIAFKLNKYAVIANTVQETGRLNEHIIYKVVQHSVVPINPRSTLIDSDDAEYLKLLESQLSTATLFFSYTYDLTNSLQRNEKIGNPHWETADTRFFWNHYITEELRSLTTKDQRVGRFIQPFIYGYAKSVDTILNSAPVTIGLITRRSRFRAGTRYFRRGVDEDGNVGNFNETEQISIVQNNDNTSEVFSFLQTRGSVPVYWAEINNLKYKPNLVLGENSVESAKKHFDNQVQLYGDNYLVNLVNQKGHELPVKRAYEQTVDALDNPKLHYIYFDFHHECRNMQWHRVKLLIDQLVQMGLSNADFFHKVVSRDGFTTLKVVSEQKSTVRTNCMDCLDRTNVVQSVLAHWLLQKEFETAKIVSEGQLWEINRSLLSLFQNLWADNADAVSISYSGTGALKTDFTRTGKRTKLGAFNDFVNSASRYYQNNLTDGPRQDSYDLFLGNFKPYDASFASPFQDRRPLIIQLIPTILYASLTVLGATIFFPKNHFTSSKNLLFFLTASIMVLLSGNFVIKNGMQYVNWPKLVNVGFLATNRGFDVKGKGSNNLKYVISSNFTKPSSSKKE
- the TRP3 gene encoding bifunctional anthranilate synthase/indole-3-glycerol-phosphate synthase (similar to Saccharomyces cerevisiae TRP3 (YKL211C); ancestral locus Anc_1.532) — translated: MAKKVVLIDNYDSFTWNIYEYLCQEGAQVDVYRNDKITVAEVAALQPDVLLISPGPGHPSTDSGVSRECIAHFAGKLPVFGVCMGQQCMFEVFGGQVGYAGEIVHGKTSPIFHDNSGVFKNVPQGVLVTRYHSLAGSSDTLPKELQVTAKTESGVIMGIRHKKYTVEGVQFHPESILTEEGHLMIRNMLNTTGGTWEENDQGKSRGMSILDRIYAQRRLDVEALLVTPGATLHDLQTNFKLGLAPEVIDFAGKLRDHPQRAVVLAEVKRASPSKGNIFPDAVAAEQGLKYARAGAAAISTLTEPHWFKGTLQDLVNVRRALDIEFKDCPANRPCILRKEFIFTKYQILEARLAGADSVLLIVKMLTQDELKELYDYSTQEMGIEPLVEVNSKDELNRALSIGAKVIGVSNRNLHSFTVDLNTTSNLVDSTPKDVVLIALSGILSAQDADHYKQQGVRGFLVGEALMKSDNVQQFILRFMCLMKDKPFILSAFRNINRQLQNVH
- the CDC11 gene encoding septin CDC11 (similar to Saccharomyces cerevisiae CDC11 (YJR076C); ancestral locus Anc_1.531) gives rise to the protein MSGIIEASSALRKRKHLKRGINFTVMVVGQSGTGRSTFINTLCGQQVVDVSTTVLLPTDTATEVELQLREETVELEDDEGVKIQLNIIDTPGFGDSLDNTAAFEVVSDYVRHQYDEILLEESRVRRNPRFKDGRVHCCLYLVQATGHGLKEIDVEFMRQLGPLVNVIPLVCKADSLTPEELKLNKRLIMEDVARYGLPIYDFPFDEADVTQEDYDTYTYLRSILPFSIIGSNDVFTQAADAAAAGGPAAGEPQQIRGRKYPWGTLDVEDTTISDFVVLRNALLISHLHDLKDHTHEILYERYRTEALSGEGPTSGPHGPAVTSPTATGATGRSYSRVAGATTTPSAASTPRGEPGESSAGAPTLGSPAGEPSAPGAPGDPYTARDEQIRLEEERLRAFEERVQQELQLKRQELLARERELRDIEARLEREAAAAGED